The following DNA comes from Bacteroidota bacterium.
AAATCGCAGCCGTCCACTTCGTACCGGTTCAGCCCTTCATAGCCGCTCACCAGATGGTAGACCGAGGTCGCCGCCGTTTGCTCCCTGGCAGGCACGCTGATCGCGTACCGGTTGTCCTGGATTAGGAAAATCACCGGGAGATGCTCGCGGGCGGCCCAATTGACCGCCTCGTGAAATTCTCCTTCGCTGGTCGACCCCTCGCCGGAGGAGACGTACACGACTTCGTCCGTTCCCTCCCGGACGGCGCCAAGCGCGGTCCCGACCGCCTGCAGGTATTGCGTGCCTGTGGGACTGGATTGAGAAACGATCCGCCATTTCTTGTGGCCCCAGTGAAACGGCATGGCGAAACCCGCGCTGCTCGGACCTTTCGCCCTGTGGAGCGCCTCGAGGAACACCTCTTCGACCGTGTATCCGAATGCAAGCGAAAAAGGGAGATCCCGGTAGTACGGATAGGCCCAATCCCTGCCGGGAGTGAGAGCCATTGCGGTCGCAACCTGGACCGCTTCATGCCCCGAACCGCCGATGTGAAAAAACACCTTCCCCTGCCGGAGCAGCGTGAGAATTTTGTCGTCGATCTTCCGCGCCGTAAACATCGTCCGGTAGGCATCGATGAGCGTCGGTCCGGCGCCTGTACCGCCGGCATCCCGATTCATCGACTCGCCGTTCGTCTTTTTCCCTTTTACCCTGGGTGGGGACTCTTCTCCCCTCGCGGGCGGCCTTCTTACTGGGGACATTCCACATCCTCTGAATGAAATTGACGTACCATCTCTCTGAAATCCGCCGCGTCGCGGCTGAATGCTTCGACGCCGAAGACGGCGGAAAAATGATGTGCGATCTCTCCCGAGACCGCCGAAAGCGGTAGCTCGCATCCCAGCCGCTTTTGCATGGAGGTGACGCCGCGGTGAAAAATTCCGCACGGGATGATCCGTTCGAAGTAGGAGAGATCCGTGTTCACGTTGAGGGCAAACCCGTGCATCGTCACCCAGCGGCTGACCTTTATGCCGATGGCCGCAATTTTTTCACTCCCCACCCATACGCCCGTAAAATCCCCGTCGCGCCGCGCGGAGAGGCCATATCCGGCAAGCGTCCGGATCAGCACTTCCTCCAGGTCCCGAAGATAGCGATGAACGTCGCGGTAGTAGGCGCTCAGGTCGATAATGGGATACCCGACGATCTGGCCCGGCCCGTGGTAGGTGATGTCCCCTCCCCGGTCGGTCAGGCAAACCTCGATCCCCCCCTCGCTCAGTTCGCCCTCGGCCGCGAGCAGATGATCGGGGTCGGCGTTTCTTCCGAGTGTGTAGACGTGATTGTGCTGATTGAGGAGGAGGACATCCGGGATTTTTCCGTCCAGGCGCAGACCGAACACCTCCCGCTGCAATTCCCAAGCAGCCCGGTAGGAGGTGAGCCCGAGATCCACCACTTCAATCATATGTGGATCGCGTGACCGTACGCGCCCTCGGCCGCTTCCAACACCGCTTCGGAGAGAGTCGGGTGGGCATGAATCGTTTTCATGATTCCGTCGGCGGTGGACTCCAGCGTCTTTGCCACGCCGAGTTCGGCGATCATCTCGGTGGCTTCAGATCCGAGTATGTGCGCGCCGAGGAGCTCCCCGTACTTTTCATCGAAGATGAGTTTCACAAGGCCCTCGGTCTCGCCGATGGCTCGCGCCTTCCCGCTCGCGCTGAACGGAAACCGGCCCACCTTGATCGACCGGCCTTCGGCGATCGCGCGCTCTTCGGTCATGCCGAGGCTCGCGACCTGCGGCTGGCAGTAGGTGCAACCCGGGATGTTGTCATAGTCGATCGGCTGGGGATTTTTCCCGGCGATCGCCTCGACGCAGATCACCCCTTCCCGTTGCGCGACGTGGGCCAGCCAGGGGGGTCCGGCGACGTCGCCGATTGCATAGAGACCGGGCACATTCGTCCGGCCGAAGTCATCCGTCTTGATCCACCCGTTCTCAAGGATGACGCCCGCGGTTTCGAGCCCGAGCTGCTCCACATTTCCCTGCACCCCGATCGCCATGAGCGCGACCTCTCCCGCAAATTGCTTCTTTCCCTCCTTCGTCGAGACGCCAACGGTGACGTCCTTCGCGACGGTCACGCTTTCGGTCTTCAGCTCGGTGTGGATCCCGACCCCTTGTTTTTTCAGGCTGCTCTCGAGCAATTTCGAGATCTCTTTGTCCTCAATGGGAAGGATGTTCGGCTTCATTTCCAGAAGGGTCACTGCGGTGCCGAAGGCATTGTAAAAGTAGGCGAATTCCACTCCGATCGCGCCCGCCCCGATGATGACCATCGATTTTGGAATTTCCGGCAGGACCATCGCCTCCATGTAGGAGATCACCCGTTTCCCGTCGATCTTCACGTTCGGGATCGAGCGCGCCCTCGCGCCTGTGGCGATGATGATATGGCCCGAGGAGACCGTCTCCGTTTCCTTTCCCTCGCGCGAAACCGAGACTTTTCCATTTCCAAGGAGCAGACCCTGGCCCGGGATGTGCTCTATCTTATTCTTTTTGAAGAGGTATTCCACCCCTTTGGAGTTCCGGAGCGCGACATCCCGGCTCCGCTTGACGATTTTCGTAAAATCGAACTTCAAATCCTTGCAGCTGATCCCCCATTCGTCCGCATCCTTGAAATGGCGGTAGAGCTCGGCGTTTTTCAGGAGGGCCTTGGTCGGAATGCATCCCCAGTTGAGGCAGATCCCGCCCAGCTTGTCCCGCTCGATGACCGCCGTCTTCATCCCGAGCTGGGCCGCGCGGATGGCAGCGACGTATCCTCCGGGGCCCCCTCCGATCACGAGTAAGTCGAATTGTCGTTCAGCCATGCACGTTTCTGGATAAAACAAAAAAAGGGTTTCGCACCCGGTTTTATGGCTGCCGCAGCCCGCGAACCGGCTGCCGCGCGAAAAAATATATGAAATAGCGGCGGTAAAGTCAAAGAAGGACACCCCGCTGAAAACGGTGGTGTCTCAATTTGGGCGAACCTCTCTCGACCTCGTCATGCTGACATGCTCCTGGTCAGCATCTTTCAACTCTTTTATGAAGATCCCGGCCTAAAACATGTCGGGATGACGAGAGAAGGTGAAACTGCGACACTACTCAGAAAACGGTAGTGTCTTATTTTGTCATCCTGAGCGCAGCGAAGGATCTTCTCCGAACCGGAACGAGATCCTTCGGTCGCTACGCTCCCTCAGGATGACATGTTCGGTGAGACTGCGACACTACCCTGAAAACCGTGTCGTTGACAATGGCCTCCGAATAGACTACCTTGCCTCCCTCGGGGCTTTACCATTCCTTCAGCAAGGAGTCCATCCGACATCGCTTCGTAACCGCTTCAGGAACGGAAGTTCTTTCCACCAATCTCAAGAATGGAGTTATGAAAATGTGTAAAGTCTCTACGGCATTCGTTTGTATCGTGCTATCAATTCTGACCTCAGGCGCAGCACACAGCCAATGGGTGCAAACTGACGGACCCTACGGCGGTTACGTCTATTCCCTCGCGGTGAGCGGGACGAAAATATTTGCGGGAACGTATGGCGGCGGGGTTTATCTTTCCACCAACAACGGCACAAGCTGGACTGCGGTCGATTCCGGCCTGACCAATCTCTATGTCCAAGATCTCGCCGTTTCGGGCACGAATCTGTTCGCCGGAACTGCGAATGGCGGTGTTTTTCTTTCCACCGATAACGGTACAAGCTGGGGGCCGGTGAATTCAGGCTTGACTGCGCTCAATGTCGGGGCTCTCGCTTCCGGCGGCTCGGGGAGTCTCTTTGCCGCATCAATAGGGCACGGGGTCTTTCGTTCCACCGACGACGGCGCCAACTGGAGTGCGGTCGATTCCGGCTTAACCGATAATCATGTCTATGAGCTCGCTCTCTCGGGCACGAATCTATTTGCCGGAACTGGTACCGGCATTTTCCTTTCAACCGACGATGGCACCAGCTGGATTGGGGTCGATTCTGGATTGACCCATTCTGGGTTTAAGGCCTTCGCCGTCTCGGGTACGAATCTGTTTGCCGGATCGTTTGGCGGCGAGGTTTTTCTTTCCACCGACAATGGTACGAGCTGGACTGCAGTCGATTCCGGCTTGACCTGTACTTCAGTCTATTCCCTTGCCATTTCGGGCACGAATCTCTTTGCCGGAACTGATGCCGGCGTTTTCCGTTCCACCAACGATGGTTCAACCTGGACGGAGGTCAATTCCGGTCTGACCAATCCTGGTATCGAGGCCCTTGCCGTCCTGGGAACAAATCTCTTTGCAGGAACACTTGGCGCCGGAGTCTTTGTTTCCACCGACAACGGCTTAAGTTGGACGGCGGTCAATTCCGGCGGGAGCAGAACCTCTGTCCGCGCCTTCGCCGTCTCGGGATCGAATCTCTTTTCCGGAACTGACGGCGGCGCCTTTCGTTCCAGTAACAGCGGCGCCAGCTGGACGACGGTCAACTCTGGACTGACCATTATTCACACCCCCAATACCGAGGTCCAGTCTCTTGCGGTCTCGGGCACGAAACTCTTTGCGGGAACGTATGGCGGCGACGTCTTCCGCTCCACCAATGATGGCACAACCTGGACGGCGGTCGGATCTGGATGTGTCTTCGTCTACTCCCTTGCGGTCTCGGGGACGAATATCTATGCCGGGGGTAACGGGATCTCGCTCTCCACAAATGACGGAACAACCTGGACCCGGATCATCTCTGGATTGCCGAATAATGATGTGAATGCCCTTGCAGTCCTGGGCACGAATCTCTTCGCGGGAACCGGTGGCACGGGCGTCTATCTCTCCACGGACAACGGCACAAACTGGAATCCGGTCAATTCCGGTTTGGCCAACAATACTGTTTTTGCCCTTACCGTCTCCGGCACAAATCTCTTCGCCGGGACCGCAGGAGGAGTTTTCCTTTCCACGGACAATGGCACGGTCTGGACTGCCGTCGATTCCGGCTTGACCAACAGTGTCGTCACGGCCCTCTCCAGCTTCTCGGGAATCCTCTTCGCCGGTACGTATGGGGGAGGCGTCTTTCTTTCCACGGACAACGGGACGAGCTGGACGGAGGTGAACGCCGGCTTGACCAACAGGATTGTCCGGGCCCTTGCCGTCTCAGACACAAACCTCTTCGCAGGCACTTCCGGCGGCGGAGTCTGGCGGCGATCGCTGTTTGAGCTACTAGAAAATAGCACAACCCTTGGCCAGGGATGGAACCTTATCTCCGTCCCCCTCAAGGTCAATGATTTCCGCAAGACGACTCTTTTTCCAGGGGCCACCTCCGGTGCGATCGCTTATCAGGGAGGCTACCTCGCGAAGGACACGCTGGCGAATGGAAGAGGCTATTGGCTCAGGTGTGGTGCCTCCCAGCTAGTCCCCTGGTTCGGCGACACTCTCACGACAGACTCGCTCGACGTTCTCGCAGGATGGAATCTTATCGGGTCGATCACCTCGCCCGTCCCCGTCGGGTCGATTGGTTCGGATCCGCCGGGGATTCAGACCTCGCGGTTCTTCGGATACGCCGGTCATTACCAGGTCAGTGATATGCTTCAACCGGGAATGGGGTATTGGGTCAAGGTGAGCCAGAGCGGAAAGTTAATTCTTTCATCAGGCGGGTCGGCGGCACCGGCAAACCGTATCAACATTGTGCTGAATGAAGAACATCCGCCTCCGGCACCGGATGATGCGGCCGCGGGACACCCGAACACGAGAATCCCGCAAGAGTTTGCTCTCGAGCAGAATTACCCGAATCCCTTTAATCCGAGCACAGCGATCGGGTTTTCAATTCCTCGAGCCGGTTTGGTGTCGATCAAGGTGTTTAACACACTCGGGGAGGTTGTCGGGGTGCTGGTAGATGAAGAGCTTGAAGCCGGCCGGTATACAAGGACCTGGGACGCATCGGGTGTCTCAAGCGGCATTTATTTTTACCGCGTGCGGTCGGGCTCCTTTTCGGAAACAAGGAAACTCATGGTAATCAGATGAACAGTCAACACTGGTCCACTCGCGGCAACGCCTGAGAGGCCTCCGCAACAGCCCCCCTTATGATAGCACGCGGGGAGGCCAAATCGCCTTCACTGAAACCGTCTCCGGTGACTCCGGTTATTGCATCTTTGCGCTGAATTCCGTATCATTGCATGCGCCGAGTTCAAACTACGATGACCTCCGTTACCCCCGATGAAAAGATCGTTGTCAGGAACCGAAAGGCGGCGCACGATTATTTCATCATCGACCGCTACGAAGCCGGCATCGTCCTGAAGGGCACCGAGGTCAAGTCCCTGCGCCAGGGAAACGCCAATCTGCAGGACGGATACGCGGTCGTCAAGGACGGGGAAGTCTGGCTGATCGGGCTCCATATCAGCCCGTTCGAAAAGGGGAACATCAACAATCACGATCCCAAACGGGACCGGAAGCTCCTCCTCCACAAGCAGGAGATACGCCGGATGTTCGGCAAGCTTTCGCAGAAGGGCCTGACCCTCGTTCCGCTCAGAATTTACTTCAACAAGAAAGTCGCAAAAGTGGAGTTGGCTGTCGCCCGGGGAAAGAAAGACTACGACAAGCGAGAGGCAATCGCCAAGCGCGATGCCGAGCGACATATGCGCCGCGAATATGCCGGCTGAGACCGAGCCGGGCTCTTTTTCTTCCGTTTCTTCCATCCTATTCATCTTCTGAGGAGTCCCGTCAGTGTACGTTCCCACAAAGATCTTTTTCACCAAAGGAGTCGGCCGCCACAAGGATTATCTCCAGTCCTTCGAACTCGCTCTGCGCGACGCGAAAATCGAGAAATGCAATCTCGTGACCGTCTCCAGTATTTACCCCGCCGGTTGCAAGCGGGTGCCGCCGGAAGACGGCCTCAGCCTGCTCCAGGCCGGGCAGATTACGTTTGCGGTGATGGCGCGGAACGCTACCAACGAGCCGAACCGGCTGATCGCGGCTTCGCTCGGCGTCGCGACCCCGGCGGACAGTTCGCAGTACGGATACCTCTCCGAACATCATCCGTACGGCGAGACCGATGAGCGCGCGGGAGAGTATGCCGAAGACCTTGCCGCCACGATGCTGGCCACGACCCTCGGTGTGGAATTCGACGCCGATACCGGATGGGACGAGCGGGAAAAGCTCTACAAGATGAGCGGAAAGATCGTGAAGACCTACAACGTGACGCAATCGGCGGAGGGAGACAAGAACGGACTTTGGACGACGGTTATCGCGAGCGCGATTCTTCTTCCCTGAGAAAGCCCGCCGATCCCGCGAATAACGTCGAAGACACCGAAGAGTACCCGAACCGCCTCCCGAGCAATTGAATACCCCCGGTGCCCCCGACAGGATGACTGTCACCTACGGGGCATCCTGGAATTTTCGTACACGCTTCCGGGGCATTAACCGAAGTGAAAAAACACCTCCCGACCTGGTCCTGATTCCGGGCCTAATATAGAAAAGACCCTTCAGCCTGTCAAGTAAAATCGCAGACGCATCCGGAAAAAAATGTTCCGGTGTGCCGCTTGCTACATGACCGACTGATAGAAGGCGTAGCTCTTGAGAACGGCGCGGACGTAGCCGATTGTCTGGCGGGATTCGCCGAAGTAACCGCTCGGAGGCCGCCCGGCCTCCCAGACGGTTTCATGGAGCGAATAATAACGTTTGGAGAGGAGCGGCAGAATGCTCTGCACGGAACTCCAGCGTTGTCCATCTTCCCCGACGTACGCTGCGAGCTCCTGCGCGTCATAGATGCGGGCCGGGCCCGCGTTATATGCTGCGAGCGCCAGAGAAAGACGGTCGTTCTCCCCCGCGCACGGGAAGAGAGCATAGAGTTTGGAGAAGTAATAGACTCCGGCTCGTATGTTTTGGAGGGGAAGTTCGGGGTCGGGGAGATCAAGCTCTTCCCTCAGCTCAGAGTTCGTGACCGGCATGATCTGCATGTAACCTCTCGCACCCCGTCCGCTCAACGCCTTCCCGTCAA
Coding sequences within:
- a CDS encoding transglycosylase SLT domain-containing protein, giving the protein MLIRFSILLKGVLFTTLSVISVAVCLAPLSSGDILRIRGEQRFVDQLASAPSTEPAFPGLEKSSFEAVKTYSAMYGVDFRLILAIINQESRFDGKALSGRGARGYMQIMPVTNSELREELDLPDPELPLQNIRAGVYYFSKLYALFPCAGENDRLSLALAAYNAGPARIYDAQELAAYVGEDGQRWSSVQSILPLLSKRYYSLHETVWEAGRPPSGYFGESRQTIGYVRAVLKSYAFYQSVM
- the lipB gene encoding lipoyl(octanoyl) transferase LipB, with the protein product MIEVVDLGLTSYRAAWELQREVFGLRLDGKIPDVLLLNQHNHVYTLGRNADPDHLLAAEGELSEGGIEVCLTDRGGDITYHGPGQIVGYPIIDLSAYYRDVHRYLRDLEEVLIRTLAGYGLSARRDGDFTGVWVGSEKIAAIGIKVSRWVTMHGFALNVNTDLSYFERIIPCGIFHRGVTSMQKRLGCELPLSAVSGEIAHHFSAVFGVEAFSRDAADFREMVRQFHSEDVECPQ
- the smpB gene encoding SsrA-binding protein SmpB translates to MTSVTPDEKIVVRNRKAAHDYFIIDRYEAGIVLKGTEVKSLRQGNANLQDGYAVVKDGEVWLIGLHISPFEKGNINNHDPKRDRKLLLHKQEIRRMFGKLSQKGLTLVPLRIYFNKKVAKVELAVARGKKDYDKREAIAKRDAERHMRREYAG
- the lpdA gene encoding dihydrolipoyl dehydrogenase — protein: MAERQFDLLVIGGGPGGYVAAIRAAQLGMKTAVIERDKLGGICLNWGCIPTKALLKNAELYRHFKDADEWGISCKDLKFDFTKIVKRSRDVALRNSKGVEYLFKKNKIEHIPGQGLLLGNGKVSVSREGKETETVSSGHIIIATGARARSIPNVKIDGKRVISYMEAMVLPEIPKSMVIIGAGAIGVEFAYFYNAFGTAVTLLEMKPNILPIEDKEISKLLESSLKKQGVGIHTELKTESVTVAKDVTVGVSTKEGKKQFAGEVALMAIGVQGNVEQLGLETAGVILENGWIKTDDFGRTNVPGLYAIGDVAGPPWLAHVAQREGVICVEAIAGKNPQPIDYDNIPGCTYCQPQVASLGMTEERAIAEGRSIKVGRFPFSASGKARAIGETEGLVKLIFDEKYGELLGAHILGSEATEMIAELGVAKTLESTADGIMKTIHAHPTLSEAVLEAAEGAYGHAIHI
- a CDS encoding arginine decarboxylase, pyruvoyl-dependent, which produces MYVPTKIFFTKGVGRHKDYLQSFELALRDAKIEKCNLVTVSSIYPAGCKRVPPEDGLSLLQAGQITFAVMARNATNEPNRLIAASLGVATPADSSQYGYLSEHHPYGETDERAGEYAEDLAATMLATTLGVEFDADTGWDEREKLYKMSGKIVKTYNVTQSAEGDKNGLWTTVIASAILLP
- a CDS encoding T9SS type A sorting domain-containing protein, translating into MCKVSTAFVCIVLSILTSGAAHSQWVQTDGPYGGYVYSLAVSGTKIFAGTYGGGVYLSTNNGTSWTAVDSGLTNLYVQDLAVSGTNLFAGTANGGVFLSTDNGTSWGPVNSGLTALNVGALASGGSGSLFAASIGHGVFRSTDDGANWSAVDSGLTDNHVYELALSGTNLFAGTGTGIFLSTDDGTSWIGVDSGLTHSGFKAFAVSGTNLFAGSFGGEVFLSTDNGTSWTAVDSGLTCTSVYSLAISGTNLFAGTDAGVFRSTNDGSTWTEVNSGLTNPGIEALAVLGTNLFAGTLGAGVFVSTDNGLSWTAVNSGGSRTSVRAFAVSGSNLFSGTDGGAFRSSNSGASWTTVNSGLTIIHTPNTEVQSLAVSGTKLFAGTYGGDVFRSTNDGTTWTAVGSGCVFVYSLAVSGTNIYAGGNGISLSTNDGTTWTRIISGLPNNDVNALAVLGTNLFAGTGGTGVYLSTDNGTNWNPVNSGLANNTVFALTVSGTNLFAGTAGGVFLSTDNGTVWTAVDSGLTNSVVTALSSFSGILFAGTYGGGVFLSTDNGTSWTEVNAGLTNRIVRALAVSDTNLFAGTSGGGVWRRSLFELLENSTTLGQGWNLISVPLKVNDFRKTTLFPGATSGAIAYQGGYLAKDTLANGRGYWLRCGASQLVPWFGDTLTTDSLDVLAGWNLIGSITSPVPVGSIGSDPPGIQTSRFFGYAGHYQVSDMLQPGMGYWVKVSQSGKLILSSGGSAAPANRINIVLNEEHPPPAPDDAAAGHPNTRIPQEFALEQNYPNPFNPSTAIGFSIPRAGLVSIKVFNTLGEVVGVLVDEELEAGRYTRTWDASGVSSGIYFYRVRSGSFSETRKLMVIR